In the genome of Streptomyces sp. Q6, the window TTCACCCGGCTCACCCGGCGCATGGAGGAGGAGGAACTCGGCGAACTCGTCGAGGCCTTCGAGACGACCGCCGCCGACCTCGTCGCCGCGCACGGCGGGCGTCTCATCAAGACCCTCGGCGACGAGGTGCTCTACGCCGCCGACGACGCGGGCGTCGCGAGCGAGATTGCGCTGCGCCTGATCGAGACGATGAGCAACGACGAGACGATGCCGGAGCTGCGCGTCGGCATCGCGTTCGGCACGGTCACCACGCGCATGGGCGACGTCTTCGGCACGACCGTGAACCTCGCGAGCCGCCTCACGTCGATAGCTCCCCGGGACACCGTCCTCGTCGACGGGGCCTTCGCCGAGGAACTGGTGCGCACCGGCGACGCGCCGACGTCCGAGGCCGAGGCCGCCACCGAGGCGCAGAAGGCGCAGGAGGCAGGCGAGGAGCCGCCCACGTACCGCTTCGCACTCCAGCCGATGTGGCAGCGGCCGGTCCGCGGCCTCGGCGTCGTGGAGCCCTGGACGCTGACCCGGCGCACCTGAGACCCTCCGGTTAACGTCAGTTAACCGGAGGGTCTGTGTCATGGGTGATGAGCTGCGGTTCGGGGAGTTCGTGGTCGTCCGGCGCCACGAGGACGGGACCGTCGCCGAGTTGGTGCTCGACCGGCCCCGGGCCATGAACGCGGTGTCGAGCGACATGGCACGCTCGATCGGCGCCGCGTGCCGCGCGCTGGACGAGGACAAGGACGTACGGGTCGTCGTCGTCACCTCCAGCAGTGAGCGGGCCTTCTGCGTCGGCGCCGACCTGAAGGAGCGCAACTCCTTCTCCGACGCCGAGTTGGTGCGTCAGCGGCCCGTCGCGCGCGCCGCGTACACCGGGGTTCTCGATCTGGCGATGCCGACGATCGCCGCGGTGCACGGGTTCGCGCTCGGCGGCGGCTTCGAGCTGGCGCTGGCCTGCGATGTGATCGTGGCCGACGCGACGGCCGTGGTGGGGCTCCCCGAGGTGTCCGTCGGGGTGATCCCCGGGGGCGGCGGTACGCAGCTGCTGCCGCGCCGGGTCGGGGCCGCGCGGGCCGCCGAGCTGATCTTCACGGCGCGCCGGGTGGAGGCCCCCGGGCCCAGGAGCTCGGACTGGTCGACGAGCTGGTGGAGGCCGGGCGGGACCGGGCCGAGGCGCTCGCGCTCGCCGCCCGCATCGCCGCCAACTCGCCGGTCGGACTGCGCGCCGCCAAGAAGGCGCTGCGACTCGGGCACGGGCTCGATCTGCGGGCCGGTCTCGAGGTGGAGGACGCGGCGTGGCGGTCCGTGGCGTTCTCCGGGGACCGGGCCGAGGGCGTCGCCGCGTTCAACGAGAAGCGCGCGCCGCGCTGGCCGGGTGAGTGACGGCGTCGGCGAGGGGCGGGTGGCCGGTTCCGCCGGCCGCCCCGTGACGCGCCCACCGGTACGGCCGTACTGAATTCACCGAAATGCGGGAATTGTTCCTAATCTGGAGTAATGGGTGAGGAGGACGGCCGCCTGCGGGCCGTGGTGACGCTCGCGCAGGGCATGGCCGCTGCGCAGAGCCCCCGCGAGTCCTGGCGGGCCGCGGCCCTCGGCGCCTGTAGCGCCCTGGACGGGAGCTTCGCCGCGCTGTCCGTGTGGGAGCGCGAGCGCGGTCGGCTCCGGGTCCTGGTCAACGTGGGGGAGCGGGCGGCCGGCGAGGAGGGGTTCCCCGACGACGAGGCGTACCCGGTGAACCACTTCCCGGAGATCACCGAGTTCCTGCACGAGCGGTGGGCCGGGGGCGGCGAGCCGAACGCGTGGGTGGAGACCGCCGCCGGGCCCGTCGAGCAGGAGGGCGGCTACTGCCATCAGCGGGTGGCGGCGCTGCGCCGGCGCGGGCGCGGCAGCTGTGTGGTCGCCCCGATCGTGCTGCACGGGCGGGCGTGGGGCGAGCTGTACGTGGCGCGGCCGGTCGGCGCGCCGGTGTTCGGGCGCGCCGACGCGGACTTCGCGACCGTGCTCGCGGCGGTCGTCGCCGCCGGGATCGCGCAGACCGAACGTCTGGAGGAGGCGCGGCGGCTCGCCTTCACCGACGCGCTGACCGGCCTCGCCAACCGGCGGGCGGTCGACATCCGGCTCGACGAGGCGGTCGCGCGGCACCGGTCCGACGGCTTTGTGGTGAGCCTCGTGGTGTGCGACGTGAACGGCCTCAAGCAGGTCAACGACACCCTCGGGCACGCCGTCGGCGACCGGCTCCTTGAGCGCTTCGGGTCGGTGCTCTCGCTGTGCGGCGCGATGCTGCCCGGCGCGCTCGCGGCGCGGCTCGGCGGCGACGAGTTCTGTCTGCTGGCCGTGGGCCCGTCCGCCGACGAGGTGGTGCGGGTGGGCGACGAAGTCTGCACGCGCGCCGCCGAGTTGGAGCTGGGGGACGGGGTGGCCTGCGGGATCGCCTCGACCGGCGACCCGATCGGCGAGGTCACCAGCGCCCGCCGGCTGTTCCGGCTCGCGGACGCCGCCCAGTACAAGGCGAAGGCCCTGCGCGCGGTGAAGCCGGTCGTCGCGGGGCGGGACGGCGGACTCGACGACCCGGTCGTACGGCTCGCGGACTCGCCGCCGCCGGTCGCCGAGGACGGGGAGCGGCGGCGGATCAGGGGCCGGGAACGGTAAGGGTCCCTTCCGGAACTCGGTCGTGACATCTTGAGATTCACTGCGTACGCTCCTGAATATGGATATGCACACTGTGGTGAGTGGGGAAGACGCGCAGCGCGGCATCGCACGGGTGGTGGTGGGCGACGGGCGAGCGGCCGCGACGACCGCGGCCGATGTCGTTGCCGTGGCGCGTCATGGCGCCCGGATCGAGCTCTCCGAGGAGGCGGTGGCCGCGCTGGCCGCGGCCCGCGAGGTCGTCGACGCGCTCGCCGCGAAGCCGGAGCCCGTCTACGGCGTCTCCACCGGGTTCGGCGCGCTCGCCACCCGGCACATCAGTACCGAGCTGCGCGCGCAGCTCCAGCGCAACATCGTGCGCTCGCACGCCGCGGGCATGGGCCCCCGGGTGGAGCGCGAGGTCGTCCGTGCGCTGATGTTCCTGCGCCTGAAGACGGTCTGCTCCGGGCACACGGGCGTGCGCCCCGAGGTCGCGCAGACGATGGCGGACGTGCTCAACGCCGGGATCACACCGGTCGTCCACGAGTACGGCTCGCTCGGCTGCTCCGGGGACCTGGCCCCGCTCTCGCACTGCGCGCTGACGCTCATGGGCGAGGGTGACGCGGAGGGCCCCGACGGGGTCGTGCGCCCCGCGGGCGAGCTGCTCGCGGAGCACGGCATCGCGCCGGTCGAACTGCGCGAGAAGGAGGGCCTCGCGCTGCTCAACGGCACGGACGGCATGCTCGGCATGCTGGTCATGGCCCTCGACGACCTCGACACCCTCTACAAGTCCGCCGACATCACCGCGGCCCTGTCGATGGAGGCGCTCCTCGGCACGGACAAGGTCCTCGCGCCCGAGCTGCACGCCATCCGCCCGCACCCCGGGCAGGCCGCCTCCGCCGCCAACATGCTGGCCGTGCTGAAGGGTTCGGGCCTGACCGGTCACCACCAGGACGACGCGCCGCGCGTCCAGGACGCGTACTCTGTGCGATGCGCTCCGCAGGTCGCGGGCGCCGGGCGGGACACGATGGCGCACGCGCGCCTCGTGGCCGAGCGGGAGCTGGCGGCGGCCGTCGACAACCCGGTCGTGCTGCCCGACGGACGCGTCGAGTCCAACGGCAACTTCCATGGCGCGCCGGTCGCCTACGTCCTCGACTTCCTGGCGATCGCCGCCGCCGACCTCGGCTCGATCGCCGAGCGGCGCACGGACCGCCTCCTCGACAAGAACCGCTCGCACGGCCTGCCGCCGTTCCTCGCGGACGACCCGGGGGTCGACTCGGGCCTGATGATCGCCCAGTACACGCAGGCGGCGCTGGTCAGCGAGATGAAGCGGCTCGCGGTCCCGGCGTCGGCGGACTCCATCCCGTCGTCGGCGATGCAGGAGGACCACGTCTCGATGGGCTGGTCGGCGGCGCGCAAGCTGCGCACGGCCGTCGACAACCTCGCCCGGATCGTGGCCGTCGAGCTGTACGCGGCCACGCGGGGCATCGAACTGCGGGACGGCCTGGTGCCGGCGCCCGCGTCGCGCGCGGCGATCGCGGCGGTGCGCGAGGCGGGCGTCCAGGGCCCCGGTCCCGACCGGTTCCTCGCGCCGGATCTGGCGGCGGCGGACGCGTTCGTACGAAGTGGCGCGCTGGTGGCGGCCGTTGAGACGGTCACCGGTCCGCTCGCCTAGGGATCTGGGAGACAGGCCCTAGCCGTACCGCGTGGGAGACAGGCCCTAGGCGGGTGCCCCCAACGACCGTCCGCGGCGCACCGAGTACGCGACGAAGCCCACGCCGAGTCCGAGAAACACCGAACCGCCGACGACGTACGGCGTCGTGTCCACGGTTCCCGTGTCCGCCAGGCGGAGTTGCTGGTCGGACTGGGAGGCGACCGCGGACGTGGTCCGTGTCCGGTCGGTGCGGGGCGCGTCCTCGGGGGTTGCTGTGGCGTTGGGTACGAACCACAGGGCGCCCAGGAGTGTCCCGGCGGCGGTGGCGGTGAGCAGTGATCGGCGTGCGGCGGACACGGAAGCGATCCCCCTTGTGGCGCTGGTGATTTGGCCGTGGACGCTGATGTTAGTGAAAGGTGCGGGTCACGGGAAAGTCACGAGCGGAACGGGCCGTACGCTCCGCGGTATGAGCACTGATGAGACGTCACGTTTTGTTCGGCTGAAGGTGGAGCTGGTCCTGGAGGTCGCCGACGCCGAGGCGCTGACGGGGGCCGCGTTGCAGCGGATCGCCGAGGACGAGGCGATGCCGGCCGAGGAGCGGGTGCACGCCGAGAGCGCGGTGCAGGAGGACGGAGGCGATCGCGTACCTCGTGGACCCGTTCGACCTGGTCGGTGACGTGCCGGGGGCCGAGCTCGTGCAGGCGTCGTGGTCCAGCGAGCAGGTCGACTACGACCCCGATTCGCCTGACTGGGACCTCGACGAGGATGATGAGCAGGAGGACGACGGGGACGAGCGAGGCTAGCGCGTCCGGCGGTGCGCGGATCGGGAACCCCGGGCGGCAACCGCGGCCCGGGGTTTCGTCGTCCCGAAAGGGGGGTCACGTCAGTGGGGCGAGGGGCCGGACGGGGTGCCGTTACCACCGGTGCACCCGTGGTCACCGCCTTCGCGAACGTGGCGTCCCCCACATCGGGGCGTGTTCGGGAACGGGACGAACCGGTCACGGCGTTGTGTACGGGTAAGGGGAACCCCTGTGTCCCCTGACGGGGAAGTCGGGGAATCGGCGACTATGGAGAAGCGTGTGATGACGGACAGTAAGCGGCGCAAGGGTCTGATGGCCGCGTCCGCCCTGCTCGGCGGTGTACTGGTGCTCTCTGCGTGCAGCGGGGGCGACAGTGACGCGAGCGGCTCGTCGAGCGGCAAGAAGGACTCTCAGCAGCAGCAGGCCGACGAGGCCGCCGCCAAGAAGACGTCCGAGGCCGACATCAAGATCGCGCCGAAGGACGGCTCCGACAACGCGAGCATCAACAACGCCGCCAAGGTCACCGTGAGCAAGGGCACGCTCACCGACGTCCGGATGACCACGGCCGACGGCACGGCCGTGGCCGGTCAGATATCTGCGGACAAGAAGAGCTGGAAGCCCACCAACCAGCTGGAGCGCGCGACCACGTACAAGATCGCCGCCGAGGCGAAGGACGCCGACAACCGCGTCGCGCACGAGAACGCGTCGTTCACGACGGTCTCCCCGAGCAACAGCTTCATCGGCAACTTCACGCCGGAGGACGGCTCGACCGTCGGCGTCGGCATGCCGGTGTCGATCAACTTCGACAAGGCCATCACCAACAAGGCCGACGTCGAGTCCCACATCACCGTCTCCTCCAGCAGCGGCCAGGAGGTCGTCGGGCACTGGTTCAGCGCCAACCGCCTGGACTTCCGCCCCGAGGAGTACTGGACGGGCGGCTCCACCGTCACCCTGAAGCTCGACCTCGACGGCGTCGAGGGCGCGGACGGCGTGACCGGTGTCCAGCAGAAGACCATCACGTTCAAGGTCGGACGCAACCAGGTCTCCACGGTCGACGCCAAGACCAAGCAGATGACCGTCACGCACGACGGCAAGGTCGTCAAGACCATCCCGATCTCCGCCGGTTCGCCCGAGAACAAGACGTACGAGGGCCAGATGGTGATCTCCGAGAAGTTCAAGGAGACCCGGATGAACGGCGCGACGGTCGGCTTCACCGACGACGACGGCAAGGGCGAGTACGACATCAAGGACGTGCCGCACGCGATGCGTCTGTCGAACTCCGGCACGTTCATCCACGGCAACTACTGGGGTGCCAAGTCGATCTTCGGCTCGGTCAACACCAGCCACGGCTGTGTCGGTCTCGCCGACGCCAAGGGCGCGAACGACTCCAGCACCCCGGGTGCCTGGTTCTACAACAACTCCATGGTCGGTGACGTCGTCATCGTGAAGAACACCGGCGACAAGACCGTCGCCCCGGACAACGGCCTCAACGGCTGGAACCTGAGCTGGGCGGACTGGAAGGCCGGCTCCGCGGCCTGATCCGACCCGAGCCCGTTGCATGAACCCCGGTATGCGCCGCATACCGGGGTTCCTGCCGTTTCCGTCCCGCGCTTATGTAGACCGCATGCAACGCACAGCTCAGTGCCAAGCAGCGTCCCTAGTGTCCGCCTCATGTTCCTCACCTACCTCCGGCGTGAACTGAGACGGCGCCGCAAGGCAGCCCTCGTCGTCGCCTCCGGGCTCGCGCTCGGCATCGCGCTTGTCATCACGGTCACGTCGGTCTCGGCCGGGATGAAGCAGGCCCAGAGCAAGGTCCTCGCATCGCTCTACGGGCTCGGCACGGACATGACCGTGACCAAGGCGGCCGCCGCGCCGTCGAAGAGCGGGGGAGACCGCCCCGACTTCACGTTCGGCGCCCAGGACGACGACAGCAAGAAGACGCAGTCGACCGACCGTGTCATGACGTCCGGCGGCCAGACCCTCAAGGCGTCGCTGATCGCCGAGGTCGCCGACCAGAAGGGCGTCGCGTCCGCGACCGGCGCGCTCACCCTCGACGTCATGAAGGTCTCCGGCCAGTTCACCCGGGGCCAGGCCACCCAGAACAGCGGCACCGCCGCCGAGGGCGGCCGGCAGGGCGGCTCCGGCGGTCAGCAGGGCGGCGGGGAAGGCGGCGTGCAGGGCGGCGGCGCCGATTTCGACGTCAACTCGTACTCCGTGTACGGCGTCGACGTCGCGCACCCGGGTCTCGGCCCGCTCTCCACCATGGAGATCACCGAGGGACGCACCCTCAAGGCGAGCGAGACCGACGCCGAGGTGGCCGTGCTCTCGAAGTCGTACGCCAAGGAGAACTCCAAGGCCGTCGGCGACACGGTGACCATCAACAAGATCGCGTACAAGGTCGTCGGCATCGCGCAGGCCGCGAGCAGCGAGTCGACCGGTGACGTCTATCTGCCGCTGAAGCAGGCACAGACGCTCGCCGACGCCGAGAACAAGGTCTCCACCATCTACGTGAAGGCCGCCGACTCGAAGCGGATCGACACCGTCAAGGCCACGATCAAGAAGAACATCTCGGGGACCACCGTCACCACGTCCTCGGACCTGGCCGACACCGTCTCGGGTTCGCTGTCGACCGCGTCCGACCTCGCTTCCAGCGTGGGCAAGTGGCTCTCCGTCGTGGTGCTCGTCGCGGCCGTCGTCGTCGCCGCGCTGCTCACCTCGTCCGCGGTCTCGCGCCGCGTCCGCGAGTTCGGCACGCTCAAGGCGCTCGGCTGGAAGTCCGGCCGCGTGACCCGCCAGGTCGCCGGTGAGGCGATCGTCAACGGGCTCATCGGCGGTGTCCTCGGTATCGCGCTCGGCGTCGCCGCCGCGTACGCCGTCACCGCGTTCAGCCCGACCCTGACCGCGTCGCTCGGCTCCGCCGCGGGCGGTTCCGGCGGAGGCATGGGCGGCGGCCCCGGCGGCGGGACGGGCGGCCCCGGCGGTGGCGCCGCGTCGACGGCCTCCGGCTCGATCGACGTCGCGCTCGCCGCGCCGGTCAGTCTGACCACCATCGCGCTCGCCGCGGCCCTCGCCGTCGCGGGCGGTCTGATCGCCGGCGCGTTCGGCGGCTGGCGGGCCTCGCGGCTGCGCCCCGCGGACGCGCTGCGCCGCGTCGAGTAGCCAACCGCCCTTCCCTGAACAGGAGTGCACCATGTACGAACTGCGCGGTGTGACCAAGCAGTACCAGCGCGGCAAGGAGACCGTCGACGCCCTGCGCGGTGTCGACCTGACCGTCGAGGACGGCGGCAGGCTCGTCATCCAGGGCCCGACCGGCGGCGGCAAGTCGACGCTGCTCCAGATGCTGGGCGGCCTCGACCGGCCGACGGCCGGCAGTGTCGTGCTCGACGGCGTCGACCTCGCGACCCTGTCCGAGACGAAGCTGACGAAGGTGCGCAGCGAGAAGATCGGCATCATCTTCCAGGCCTTCAACCTCATCCCGACCCTCAACGCCCAGGAGAACGTGGAGACCGCCCTCGTCCCCCTCGGCCTGAAGGCCGCCGAGCGGCGCGAGCGGGCCGCCGAGGCCCTCACATCGGTGGGCCTGGGCGAGCGGCTCGGCCATCTGCCCTCCGAGATGTCGGGCGGCCAGCAGCAGCGCGTCGCCATCGCCCGTGCCCTGGTCAAGAACCCGAAGGTGCTGCTCGCCGACGAGCCGACCGGCAACCTCGACGAGTCGATGCGGGACGAGATCATGGACGTACTCGAAGGGCTGTGGCGGGAGCACGGGTTGACGTTCATCATGGTCACCCACGACTCGACGCTGGCGAAGGCCGCTCCCCGGCTGGCGACCATCCGCAAGGGCCGGATCACGGTCACGGAGAACGCGCACGCGGCCCTGTGACGACCACCGGATGAGGGGCGCCCCGCGCCTCTCATCCGGTTCTCATTCGCACCTCACGCAACCCTTACAGCCTCTCCATACGGTTCCGCTGATTCCTGTTCAGCGCCCCCGACCCCGTGGGCCGTCACCGGCGAGGCTTCGATGTTCTTCACCTATCTCAGGCGTGAGTTGCGCCGCCGCAGAAAAGCGGCGCTCGTCGTCGCCTCCGGGCTCGCGCTCGGGATCGCGCTCGTCATCGTCGTCAGTTCCGTCTCCTCCGGGATGAACCAGGCGCAGGACAAGGTCCTGCAGTCCCTGTACGGCCTCGGCACCGACATGACCGTCACCAAGGCGGCGGCCGCTCAGACCGGGGACAACCAGCGCCCGAACTTCAGGTTCGACGCGAAGGACAGTGACTCCGACGAGAAGCAGTCCACCGACCGCGTGATGGTGCAAGGGTTCCAGACCCTCGCCTCCTCGACGGTCGCCGAGGTCGCCGACCAGAAGGGCGTCGCCGACACGGTGGGCGGCCTGAACCTCCAGGTCATGAAGGTCGACGGGCAGTTCACCCGCGGCCAGTTCAAGCAGGACCCGGGCCAGGGGCGGCAGCAGGGCGGGCCCGGCGGCGGCAACGGCGGGTCGCAGGGCCGCGTCGAGGGCGGCGGCGCCGACTTCCAGGTCAACTCGTACTCGGTCTACGGCACCGACGTCACCAAGCAGGACCTCGGCCCGCTGACCACCTCGAAGATCACCAAGGGCCGTACGTTCAAGGCGTCCGAGACCGACGCCGAGGTGGCCGTCGCCGACGCCTCGTACGCCAAGGAGAAGAAGCTCGCCCTGGGTGACACCGTCACCATCCACGGGACGAAGTTCAAGATCATCGGCGTCTCCACCGCCGACAGCGGCGACTCCGCGGCCAACCTCTACATTCCGCTGAAGCGGGCGCAGACCGTCGCCGACATGAAGAACAAGGTCACCACGGTCTACGTCAAGGCGACCGACTCGCAGCAGATCGACGCGGTCAAGTCGACCATCAGCAAGAACATCTCGGGCACGACGGTCACCACGTCCGCCGACCTCGCCAAGACGGTCTCCGGTTCCCTGTCCACCGCCTCCTCGCTCGCCTCGAACGTCGGCAGGTGGCTGTCCATCGCCGTGCTCGTGGCCGCGTTCCTGGTCGCGGGGCTCCTCACCTCGTCGGCCGTGTCCCGGCGCGTGCGGGAGTTCGGCACGCTCAAGGCGCTCGGCTGGAAGTCGGGCCGCGTCACCCGCCAGGTCGTCGGCGAGGCCGTCGTCAACGGACTCATCGGCGGTGTCCTCGGCATCGCCGTCGGCCTCGCGGGCGCCTACGCCGTGACCGCGATCAGCCCGACCCTGTCGGCCTCGCTCGGCTCCACCGGCGGCGCGGCCGGTCCCGGGGCGGCGGTCCCGGCGGCGGCATGGGCCCCGGCGGCGCCGCACGGCAGGCCACCGGCAAGACCCTCGACATCGCGCTGACCGCGCCCGTCAACGCCACGACCATCGCCCTCGCGGTCGGTCTCGCCGTCGCGGGCGGTCTGATCGCCGGCGCGTTCGGCGGCTGGCGGGCCTCGCGGCTGCGCCCCGCGGACGCGCTGCGCCGCGTCGAGTAGCACCGCGGCCCTGCCGGGCCCCGCCCCCACCCCCTTACGCACCGCAGGAGTCGCAGCATGTATCAGCTCAGAGACGTCACCAAGCAGTACCGGCGAGGCAAGGAGACCATCACCGCGCTCGCCGGGGTCGACCTGACCATCGGCGACGGCGACCGGCTCGTCATCCAGGGCCCGACCGGTGGCGGCAAGTCGACGCTGCTCCAGATGCTGGGCGGCCTCGACCGGCCCACGTCCGGCAGCGTCGAACTCGACGGCGTCGACATGGCCAGGCTGCCCGAGGCCCGGCTGACCCGGGTCCGCTCGGAGTCCATCGGGTTCGTCTTCCAGTCCTTCAACCTCATCCCCACGCTCACCGCGCAGGAGAACGTGGAGACCGCGCTGGTCCCGCTCCGGCTGAAGGCCGCCGACCGGCGCGAGCGCGCCGCCGAGGCCCTCACATCGGTGGGCCTGGGCGAGCGGCTCAGCCATCTGCCCTCCGAGATGTCGGGCGGCCAGCAGCAGCGCGTCGCCATCGCCCGTGCCCTGGTCAAGAACCCGAAGGTGCTGCTCGCCGACGAGCCGACCGGCAACCTCGACGAGTCCATGCGGGACGAGATCATGGACGTGCTCGAGACGCAGTGGAAGGAACACGGGCTGACGTTCATCATGGTCACCCACGACTCGGCGATCGCGCGCAAGGCCCCGCGCCTCGCGACCATCCGCAAGGGCCGGATCACGGTCACGGAGAACGCCAAGGCGGCCTAGATCCGAGCAACCAACGACCCCCCTGCGTCATCTCTACGCAGGGGGGTCGAACACGTCCTCCCGCCGGTGAACTTCCGTCACCAGGGGGAAAGTTGCACAGACACGTACAAACTCGCTCACGTCGTACGGCGACCGTCGTCGCCGCCGCCGTGACCGTCGCGCTGACGGCCGGGCTGACCACCCCGGCCGTCGCCGCGGCACACACCGCCGCGGACCGCTCGGGCCTGAAGGCGAAGACGCACGTCACGCTCATCACCGGCGACCGCGTCGCGCTCGACGCGCGGGGCAAGCCGGTCGGGGTCGAGCGGGCCGCCGGGCGCGGCCACATACCCGTACAGATACGCAAGGTCGCCGGACACACGTACGTCGTACCGGCCGACGCCCAGCGGATGATCGCCGCGGGCAGGCTCGACCGGCGCCTCTTCGACGTCACCGAGCTGTCGAAGACCGCCTACGCCAAGGCGCGCAAGAGCGGCCTCAAGGTCATCGTCGGCTACCAGGGAGCCGCCGCGGGCGCGAAGGCCGACGTGCGCGGCGCCGGGGACACGACCGTGCGGCGCAGCCTGAAGACGCTGAACGCGGACGCGGTCACCACGCCGAAGGCCGACGCGGCCGAGCTGTGGGACGCGGTCACCAACGGCAAGGGCGCCACCGCCGCCGGCGTCAGCCGCATCTGGCTCGACGGCGTCCGCAGGGCCAGCCTCGACAAGTCCGTGCCGCAGATCGGCGCGCCCGCGGCGTGGGCCGCCGGGTACGACGGCAAGGGCGTCAAGATCGCCGTCCTCGACACGGGCGTCGACGCCACCCACCCCGACCTGAAGGACCAGGTCGTCGAGGCGAAGAACTTCTCCGCCGCCGCCGACGCCACCGACCACTTCGGCCACGGCACGCACGTCGCGTCCATCGCCGCCGGTACGGGCGCCAAGTCGGGCGGCACGTACAAGGGTGTCGCCCCGGGGGCGAAGCTCCTCAACGGCAAGGTGCTCGACGACGAGGGGTACGGCGACGACTCCGACATCCTCGCCGGGATGGAGTGGGCCGCCGCGCAGGGCGCCGACGTCGTGAACCTGAGCCTCGGCGGCACCGACACCGCCGAGATCGACCCGCTGGAAGCCGAGGTCAACAAGCTCTCGCGGGACAAGGGCGTCCTGTTCGCCATCGCGGCGGGCAACGAGGGCCCGCACTCCGTCGGTTCGCCCGGCTCCGCCGACGCCGCGCTCACCGTCGGCGCCGTCGACGGCAAGGACAAGCTCGCCGACTTCTCCTCGACCGGGCCGCGCGTCGGCGACGGCGCGGTCAAGCCGGACGTGACCGCGCCCGGCGTCGACATCACCGCGGCCGCCGCTCCCGGCAGCGTCATCGACAAGGAAGTCGGCCAGAAGCCCCCGGGGTATCTGACGATCTCCGGTACGTCGATGGCGACGCCGCACGTCGCCGGTGCCGCCGCGATCCTCAAGCAGGAGCACCCGGACTGGACGTACCAGGAGCTGAAGGGCGCGCTCGTCGGCTCGGCGAAGGGCGGTCCGTACACGCCGTTCCAGCAGGGCAGCGGCCGCATCCAGGTCGACAGGGCCATCAAGCAGACGGTGTTCGCCCAGCCGGTCTCGGTGAGCTTCGGCGTCGCGCAGTGGCCGCACACCGATGACACCGCCCTGACGAAGCAGGTGACGTACAAGAACACCGGCACGAAGGACGTCACCCTCGACCTGGCCGTCTCCGCGACCAACCCCAAGGGCGCCGCGGCCCCCGCCGGGTTCTTCACCCTCGGCGCCCGCACGCTCACCGTCCCCGCGGGCGACACCGCCTCCGTCGACCTGACCGCGAACACGAAACTCGGCGGCACCGTCGACGGCGCCTACTCCGCGTACGTCACGGCGAGCGGCGGCGGCCAGTCCGTGCGCACCGCGGCGGCCGTGCAGCGCGAGGTCGAGTCGTACGACGTGACGCTCAAGCACATCGGGCGGGACGGACAGCCCCAGTCGACGTACCTGACCGACCTGTTCGCGTACGCGGGCC includes:
- a CDS encoding S8 family peptidase — protein: MHRHVQTRSRRTATVVAAAVTVALTAGLTTPAVAAAHTAADRSGLKAKTHVTLITGDRVALDARGKPVGVERAAGRGHIPVQIRKVAGHTYVVPADAQRMIAAGRLDRRLFDVTELSKTAYAKARKSGLKVIVGYQGAAAGAKADVRGAGDTTVRRSLKTLNADAVTTPKADAAELWDAVTNGKGATAAGVSRIWLDGVRRASLDKSVPQIGAPAAWAAGYDGKGVKIAVLDTGVDATHPDLKDQVVEAKNFSAAADATDHFGHGTHVASIAAGTGAKSGGTYKGVAPGAKLLNGKVLDDEGYGDDSDILAGMEWAAAQGADVVNLSLGGTDTAEIDPLEAEVNKLSRDKGVLFAIAAGNEGPHSVGSPGSADAALTVGAVDGKDKLADFSSTGPRVGDGAVKPDVTAPGVDITAAAAPGSVIDKEVGQKPPGYLTISGTSMATPHVAGAAAILKQEHPDWTYQELKGALVGSAKGGPYTPFQQGSGRIQVDRAIKQTVFAQPVSVSFGVAQWPHTDDTALTKQVTYKNTGTKDVTLDLAVSATNPKGAAAPAGFFTLGARTLTVPAGDTASVDLTANTKLGGTVDGAYSAYVTASGGGQSVRTAAAVQREVESYDVTLKHIGRDGQPQSTYLTDLFAYAGLAKDESFSAPQTASGTVTLRVPKGTYLVDGLLAKDFEKFEGGVDWFVQPKLSVTKDVTLTLDARRTKAADITVPDAAAKPLSASIDYMYDPALIGIGVMLDSFADIRVAPLGGDVTGGLSQTWFGQWAKGGGAEYDVATSARVKHVQGDKVKHFKKSELATVTGRLGASAPGKTGTLSATGMLPDDLVFGLPVEQKLPATRTLYLSTGSGVQWGLDFTQYAGKDAEGFPLADAFYTLGNPQTFTAGKSYEKTFNTAVFGPRVGGDYGLFRDGNQIYGYLPLFADGKTHAGSSDVTSVATTLYRDGAKVGTTDDPLFGDKAFTVPSGDAAYRLTTSVRRDAKVAEASRRIDASWTFRSKKAGRDIAVLPASGVRFGASTGLDSRVAAGKKQTFPVTVQGAAAGRNLKSLTVYVSYDDGGHWKKVTVKSGKVTVTNPARDKAVSLRAKVVDKKGNTSTIAIHQAYYGK